One Vanessa cardui chromosome 23, ilVanCard2.1, whole genome shotgun sequence DNA segment encodes these proteins:
- the LOC124539648 gene encoding CARD- and ANK-domain containing inflammasome adapter protein-like, with the protein MTSLQEFLEEKFESWKPLPPEVERRSSRDVTLIFSAGPYSFLKNRLIFRVEKKEKIPSWITVYSGGKTKKTIDNLAPSHPHRFRFKVIIKSSAIEDLERAAIEHYGDEKTVYEVLKEIDESEDLKQSKENNSSGVDDKAKSVPSYTMDCEKQPLSRRIFEEKPIDKSNSPPRQYKWLSSQWSEETWTSTDSNGTSVVCFCMAVRFNYISTQVQQMLEDRPALISVVNANNGYTPLATAARKGDVSMVRFLLSADAEIEQPSSTGQTPLHLAVLAGHVAVADLLLEKGADFQARDFNRLGIEHYAVDSCKLEMVKYIFGKGGDVGAKDSNAWTPLFRAVCQGAKTDIIEELVRRGSDVDAVDRAGLSVAAAARLLKDRHGRRRESVLRLVDSQFQHEKVVANFTRLTKKISSVHTLLSIK; encoded by the exons ATGACGTCACTTCAAGAATTCTTAGAAGAAAAATTCGAATCATGGAAGCCGCTACCGCCAGAAGTAGAGAGGAGAAGCAGTCGTGACGTCACTCTGATTTTCTCAGCAGGACCTTATAGTTTTCTCAAAAATCGGCTCATATTTAGAGTGGAGAAAAAAGAGAAGATTCCATCTTGGATTACGGTTTACAG CGGAGGAAAAACGAAAAAAACAATCGACAATCTCGCACCGAGCCACCCACACAGATTccgttttaaagtaataatcaaATCATCAGCAATCGAAGATTTAGAGAGAGCAGCGATCGAACATTACGGGGATGAAAAAACCGTTTACGAGGTCCTGAAAGAAATTGATGAATCGGAAGATCTCAAAcaaagtaaagaaaataattcaagTGGAGTCGACGACAAAGCAAAATCCGTTCCTTCATACACAATGGACTGTGAAAAACAGCCATTGTCTCGCCGAATCTTTGAAGAGAAACCGATTGACAAAAG TAACAGTCCACCACGTCAGTACAAGTGGCTGTCGTCGCAATGGTCAGAAGAGACGTGGACGAGTACCGACTCAAACGGCACTTCGGTCGTGTGCTTCTGCATGGCTGTGCGCT TCAATTATATTTCCACGCAGGTGCAACAAATGCTGGAAGACCGACCCGCGCTTATCTCCGTCGTCAACGCTAACAACGGCTACACTCCCCTCGCCACGGCCGCCAGGAAAG GTGATGTTAGCATGGTGCGGTTCCTATTGTCAGCCGACGCGGAAATTGAACAGCCGTCGTCAACGGGACAAACGCCTCTTCATCTAGCTGTACTCGCCGGGCATGTGGCTGTAGCTGACCTGCTCCTGGAGAAAGGAGCTGACTTCCAG GCTCGCGACTTCAACAGACTAGGCATAGAACACTACGCGGTTGACTCTTGTAAGCTTGAAATGGTGAAATATATATTCGGGAAAGGCGGTGACGTTGGTGCAAAAGATAGCAACGCTTGGACTCCCCTCTTCAGAGCTG TATGCCAAGGCGCTAAAACGGATATAATAGAAGAGCTAGTCCGCCGAGGAAGCGACGTCGATGCAGTCGACCGGGCAGGCCTCAGCGTCGCGGCCGCCGCGCGCCTCTTGAAAGATCGACA CGGTCGGCGAAGAGAATCGGTCCTTCGGCTCGTGGATTCGCAATTCCAACACGAAAAGGTCGTGGCTAACTTTACACGCCTCACAAAGAAGATTTCAAGTGTTCACACTTTACTTAGTATAAAGTAA
- the LOC124539677 gene encoding MADS-box MEF2 type transcription factor MIG1-like produces the protein MSQVQMKEVIKTVESLEDQMKDELKRNTTQPQKLMQYQVHEDVKEMFVPEQPIRDGDEYIVETAKLPGSFLLPPNQKPQTLHNVLRPNSQSKPMGNMRPPFRRPTPPEIKLRRPFPMYPKGNNGYPLSMPNPQHGPHGISKKPNKHHNNRPPSNMNRPQQPNIPPMKAMPPMHPPKSNFNQGPPKHTQKINSKPVQSVIMGKPGHNIVVPSQSQTLSLGHTDIIANQVVKSQITLPGTNDAVAQHSVPQVFFNKPGQIILGKPMDHPQPLDQQMTQSKQHSTHPVRVSSTPSPDVYRHSSTTRPRINEHREHHEHREHHEHHQQPHSQSEMKSSDFIGESTDSSTLAPAQNTGFKPDSIVIESGFKPIIREPLMAGEDKIADYNGDNANRREDTDVEEDYEESPQYINTNHAYPSDKITESFEPMFIPSPPDHLLSNKDITKEVFPKNHAKEDRPHPVYVKTESELNALFGKKNMDRDAPSDMIMESDKLSPQYLPPAPKLPKEHSQKLTSGQTFTTYDGKTISAETLTSVPEVNKSSTKLFSSKLPANTELLLKTPQFGPFKGEIPPIVADHIKTDTTANVPAPVFTNTRSTHLKLVNSLHKINPPEIFDLRTEGSDNHEEKLETPEPSNEEEEEEEYEEDVIEDEESKRRKRDTKVTQFEMGKIEEGTTDINTKENESINHVEFELLSSAPRLSCTQFLTYIVVVTILKNIM, from the coding sequence ATGTCACAAGTGCAAATGAAGGAAGTTATTAAAACTGTAGAAAGTTTAGAAGATCAGATGAAAGACGAGCTCAAACGCAACACTACACAACCTCAGAAGTTAATGCAGTACCAAGTTCATGAAGACGTCAAGGAGATGTTTGTACCAGAGCAACCTATAAGGGATGGAGATGAGTACATAGTCGAGACAGCTAAATTACCTGGCAGCTTTCTACTACCGCCAAATCAGAAACCTCAGACTTTACATAATGTACTACGTCCAAACTCCCAGAGTAAGCCAATGGGAAATATGAGGCCACCTTTCCGAAGACCTACACCACCCGAAATAAAGCTGCGTAGGCCTTTTCCTATGTACCCAAAAGGCAATAATGGCTATCCTTTGTCAATGCCCAATCCCCAACATGGTCCACATGGAATATCAAAAAAGCCAAATAAGCATCACAACAATCGACCTCCGTCAAATATGAATAGACCTCAACAGCCTAATATTCCACCAATGAAGGCAATGCCACCAATGCATCCACCAAAATCTAATTTCAATCAAGGTCCCCCAAAACATACACAAAAAATTAATAGCAAACCTGTACAATCAGTAATTATGGGTAAACCAGGACACAATATTGTGGTACCATCTCAGAGCCAAACTTTAAGTTTAGGACACACGGATATAATTGCCAATCAAGTCGTAAAAAGTCAAATAACCTTACCCGGAACCAACGATGCAGTAGCACAGCATAGTGTTCCACAAGTGTTCTTTAATAAACCAGGGCAAATAATCCTCGGTAAGCCTATGGACCATCCACAACCCTTAGACCAACAAATGACACAAAGTAAACAACATTCTACTCATCCAGTAAGAGTATCTTCAACTCCATCGCCTGACGTTTATCGGCATTCTTCTACGACGCGGCCAAGAATTAATGAACATCGTGAACACCATGAACATCGAGAGCATCACGAACACCATCAACAACCACACTCGCAAAGTGAAATGAAATCATCTGATTTTATCGGAGAATCTACAGATTCGTCGACACTCGCACCTGCACAAAATACTGGTTTTAAGCCAGATTCAATCGTTATTGAAAGTGGTTTTAAGCCTATAATTCGTGAACCTTTAATGGCGGGTGAAGATAAAATAGCAGACTACAATGGTGATAATGCAAATAGAAGAGAAGATACTGACGTTGAAGAAGATTATGAAGAATCTCCACAGTACATCAATACAAATCACGCTTATCCGAGTGATAAAATAACCGAGTCATTTGAACCAATGTTCATACCTTCTCCTCCCGATCATTTGCTATctaataaagatataactaaAGAAGTTTTTCCGAAAAATCATGCTAAAGAAGATAGGCCACATCCTGTTTATGTTAAAACAGAAAGTGAATTAAATGCTCTGTTTGGAAAGAAAAATATGGATCGAGATGCTCCTTCAGATATGATAATGGAATCAGACAAATTAAGTCCTCAATATTTACCTCCTGCTCCTAAACTACCGAAAGAACACTCTCAAAAATTAACATCCGGGCAAACGTTTACAACGTATGATGGCAAAACAATTTCTGCTGAAACATTAACCAGTGTCCCAGAGGTGAATAAAAGTAGTACTAAGTTATTTTCTTCTAAGCTTCCAGCAAACACAGAGTTACTTCTAAAGACACCACAGTTTGGTCCTTTTAAGGGTGAAATCCCTCCAATTGTTGCTGATCATATAAAAACAGATACTACTGCTAATGTTCCCGCTCCagtatttacaaatacaagATCGACACATTTGAAACTTGTTAACTCCTTGCACAAAATTAATCCGCCAGAAATATTTGACTTAAGAACTGAAGGTAGTGACAATCACGAAGAAAAATTAGAGACCCCTGAACCCTCCAACGAAGAAGAGGAAGAAGAAGAATACGAAGAAGATGTGATAGAAGATGAAGAAAGTAAGCGACGTAAAAGAGATACAAAAGTAACTCAATTCGAAATGGGTAAAATCGAAGAGGGAACTACTGACATAAACACAAAAGAGAATGAATCAATAAATCACGTGGAGTTTGAACTGTTATCTTCAGCTCCAAGATTAAGTTGTACTCAATTTCTCACATATATTGTAGTGGTtactattttgaaaaatatcatGTAG